Proteins from a genomic interval of Mesobacillus sp. S13:
- the sufB gene encoding Fe-S cluster assembly protein SufB, with the protein MAKKMPEIGDYKYGFSDKDVSIFRSKRGLTREIVEEISKMKEEPQWMLDFRLKSLEHFYNMPMPQWGGDMASLNFDEITYYVKPSERSEKSWDEVPDEIKQTFDKLGIPEAEQKYLAGVSAQYESEVVYHNMKEELEELGIVFKDTDSALKENEDIFREHFGKVIPPTDNKFSALNSAVWSGGSFIYVPKGIKVDTPLQAYFRINSENMGQFERTLIIVDEGAHVHYVEGCTAPVYTTNSLHSAVVEIIIKKDAYCRYTTIQNWANNVFNLVTKRAVCEANATMEWIDGNIGSKLTMKYPAVILKGEGARGMTLSIAIAGKGQHQDAGAKMIHLAPNTSSTIVSKSISKQGGKVTYRGIVHFGRKADGARSNIECDTLIMDNKSTSDTIPYNEILNDNISLEHEAKVSKVSEEQLFYLMSRGVSEEEATEMIVMGFIEPFTKELPMEYAVEMNRLIKFEMEGSIG; encoded by the coding sequence ATGGCTAAAAAAATGCCAGAGATCGGTGATTATAAATACGGATTTTCCGATAAAGACGTTTCCATCTTCCGGTCTAAGCGCGGTCTGACGCGTGAAATCGTTGAAGAAATTTCAAAAATGAAGGAAGAGCCCCAGTGGATGCTGGACTTCCGCTTAAAGTCTTTGGAGCACTTCTACAACATGCCAATGCCTCAATGGGGCGGCGACATGGCTTCATTAAACTTTGATGAAATCACTTACTATGTAAAACCTTCTGAGCGCTCTGAAAAATCATGGGATGAAGTTCCAGATGAAATTAAGCAGACGTTTGATAAGCTTGGAATCCCTGAAGCTGAGCAAAAATACCTTGCGGGTGTTTCTGCACAGTACGAATCAGAGGTTGTATACCACAACATGAAGGAAGAGCTTGAAGAGCTAGGAATTGTCTTCAAGGACACAGATTCAGCTCTTAAAGAGAATGAAGATATTTTCCGTGAGCATTTCGGAAAAGTTATCCCTCCAACAGACAACAAGTTTTCAGCGTTAAACTCTGCGGTCTGGTCTGGCGGATCTTTCATCTATGTTCCAAAGGGCATCAAAGTGGATACTCCACTTCAGGCGTACTTCCGCATCAACTCTGAAAACATGGGTCAGTTCGAGCGTACACTGATCATCGTTGACGAAGGTGCGCACGTACACTATGTTGAAGGATGTACTGCTCCTGTTTACACAACGAACTCGCTTCACAGTGCGGTCGTTGAAATCATCATCAAGAAAGACGCATATTGCCGTTACACAACAATCCAGAACTGGGCAAACAACGTCTTCAACCTTGTTACAAAGCGTGCAGTCTGCGAAGCGAACGCGACAATGGAATGGATCGATGGCAACATCGGTTCCAAGCTGACAATGAAATACCCAGCAGTCATCCTTAAGGGTGAAGGCGCACGCGGTATGACATTATCCATCGCAATCGCTGGTAAAGGCCAGCATCAGGACGCAGGTGCGAAAATGATTCACCTTGCGCCAAACACATCATCAACCATCGTATCTAAGTCGATCTCAAAGCAAGGCGGAAAAGTAACATACCGCGGTATCGTCCACTTCGGACGCAAAGCCGACGGCGCCCGTTCTAACATCGAGTGCGATACGCTGATCATGGATAACAAGTCTACTTCAGACACGATTCCATACAATGAAATCCTGAACGACAACATTTCTCTTGAGCACGAAGCGAAGGTTTCCAAAGTATCAGAAGAGCAATTGTTCTACCTGATGAGCCGCGGAGTCTCCGAAGAAGAAGCAACAGAAATGATCGTCATGGGCTTCATCGAGCCATTCACGAAAGAATTGCCAATGGAATACGCAGTCGAAATGAACCGCCTGATCAAGTTCGAAATGGAAGGTTCTATCGGTTAA
- the sufU gene encoding Fe-S cluster assembly sulfur transfer protein SufU, with translation MSFNNLDNLYRQVIMDHYKNPRNKGVLEEGSLTVNMNNPTCGDRIQLTMKVEDGKVADAKFEGEGCSISMSSASMMTQAVKGRNIEEALKLSTVFSDIMQGKDYEEDDLDLGDIEALQGVAKFPARIKCATLAWKAMEKGLKEEEDSQ, from the coding sequence ATGTCTTTTAATAATTTAGATAACCTTTATCGTCAAGTTATTATGGATCACTATAAGAACCCTCGCAATAAAGGTGTGTTGGAAGAAGGCAGCCTGACAGTCAATATGAACAACCCGACATGCGGCGACCGCATCCAGCTTACGATGAAAGTCGAAGACGGCAAGGTAGCGGACGCGAAATTTGAAGGGGAAGGCTGCTCGATTTCGATGTCGTCTGCTTCCATGATGACGCAGGCGGTCAAAGGAAGAAACATTGAGGAAGCTTTAAAGCTTTCAACGGTTTTTTCTGACATCATGCAGGGAAAAGATTATGAAGAGGATGATCTTGACCTCGGGGATATCGAAGCACTGCAAGGTGTCGCGAAATTCCCGGCCAGGATCAAATGTGCTACTCTTGCGTGGAAGGCAATGGAGAAAGGCCTGAAGGAAGAGGAAGACAGCCAATAA
- a CDS encoding cysteine desulfurase yields the protein MNAREIRELFPILNQEVNGSPLVYLDSAATSQKPVQVIEALDKYYREYNSNVHRGVHTLGTRATDGYEGSREKVRKFINAKSIEEIIFTRGTTTAINTVAASYGRDNLKEGDEIVISYMEHHSNIIPWQQVAKQTGATLKYIDLQEDGTISLDTVREIVTENTKIVSIMQVSNVLGVMNPIKEIAEIAHQNGAIMVVDGAQSAPHMKIDVQDLNCDFFAFSGHKMCGPTGIGVLYGKKALLEKMEPVEFGGEMIDFVGLYESTWKELPWKFEGGTPIIAGAIGLGAAIDFLNEIGLDNIEKHEHALAAYAMEKMSEIDGMTIYGPKEAGKRAGLVTFNIDDVHPHDVATVLDAEGIAVRAGHHCAQPLMKWLKASATARASFYLYNTEEDIDKLVAGLVKTKEYFSDVF from the coding sequence ATGAACGCCCGCGAAATTCGTGAATTATTTCCGATTTTAAATCAGGAAGTCAATGGCAGCCCGCTAGTCTACCTTGACAGTGCGGCAACATCACAGAAGCCGGTGCAGGTGATTGAAGCGCTGGACAAATATTATCGCGAATACAATTCCAACGTACACCGCGGTGTCCATACTCTTGGAACCAGAGCTACCGATGGGTACGAAGGATCAAGGGAAAAGGTTCGTAAGTTCATTAACGCAAAATCTATTGAAGAAATCATCTTCACTCGTGGTACCACTACTGCAATCAACACGGTAGCTGCAAGCTATGGCCGTGATAATCTTAAAGAGGGCGATGAAATCGTCATCTCCTATATGGAGCATCACAGCAATATCATCCCGTGGCAGCAGGTGGCAAAACAGACGGGTGCAACATTGAAATATATTGACTTGCAGGAAGATGGTACGATTTCGCTTGATACTGTCAGAGAAATCGTGACAGAGAACACGAAAATCGTCTCCATCATGCAGGTTTCAAACGTCCTTGGGGTCATGAACCCAATCAAGGAGATTGCCGAGATTGCCCACCAAAATGGTGCGATCATGGTGGTCGATGGAGCCCAAAGCGCACCGCATATGAAAATCGATGTCCAGGATCTTAATTGCGATTTCTTCGCTTTTTCCGGACATAAGATGTGCGGGCCGACGGGTATCGGCGTATTATATGGCAAGAAGGCACTTCTTGAAAAAATGGAGCCGGTTGAGTTTGGCGGCGAAATGATTGATTTCGTAGGTCTTTACGAATCAACATGGAAAGAGCTGCCGTGGAAATTCGAAGGCGGAACACCGATCATCGCTGGTGCGATTGGTTTGGGTGCTGCAATCGACTTCCTGAACGAAATCGGACTCGACAATATTGAGAAGCATGAACACGCTCTAGCGGCCTATGCGATGGAAAAAATGTCTGAAATCGATGGCATGACCATCTATGGACCGAAGGAAGCCGGTAAGCGTGCTGGTCTTGTAACATTCAATATTGATGACGTACATCCACATGATGTGGCAACTGTATTAGATGCTGAAGGAATCGCCGTTCGCGCTGGACACCATTGTGCACAGCCGCTGATGAAGTGGCTGAAGGCGTCCGCGACAGCACGTGCAAGCTTCTACCTGTACAACACAGAAGAAGATATTGACAAGCTTGTAGCCGGACTTGTCAAAACAAAGGAGTATTTCAGCGATGTCTTTTAA
- the sufD gene encoding Fe-S cluster assembly protein SufD has product MTTETKWAFDQEYITSFSKEMNEPEWLTELRTQSLAKAEDLSMPRPDKTKIDKWNFTQFEKLLVKSDVFSSIDELPEEVKALVGEEAKDSSLYVQRNNKPAYLQLSKEMQEQGIVFTDIFTAAREYSDLLKKYFMTAVKTDEHRLTALHAAFMNGGAFLYVPKNVQIENPIQAIFLHDDAEASLFNHVLVVAEDNSSVTYVENYISTTGKVNGLVNIVTEAIAGQNAKIQYGAVDTLAEGLTTYVNRRGHAGRDARIEWALGMMNDGNTISENTTNLVGDGSYGDTKTVVVGRGEQTQNFTTSIIHFGKNSEGYILKHGVVKDSATSIFNGIGKIEHGASKSNAEQESRVLMLSEKARGDANPILLIDEDDVTAGHAASVGRVDPLQLYYLMSRGIPKHEAERLVIHGFLAPVVNELPIEGVKKQLVEVIERKVK; this is encoded by the coding sequence ATGACTACGGAAACGAAATGGGCTTTTGACCAGGAGTACATTACTTCCTTCTCAAAAGAAATGAACGAACCGGAATGGCTTACAGAGCTTCGCACGCAATCTCTTGCAAAAGCAGAAGATCTTTCTATGCCAAGACCGGATAAGACGAAGATCGATAAATGGAATTTCACACAATTCGAGAAGCTGCTCGTTAAAAGCGATGTTTTTTCATCCATCGATGAGCTTCCTGAAGAAGTAAAAGCACTTGTAGGCGAAGAAGCTAAGGATAGCAGCCTGTATGTTCAACGCAACAACAAACCTGCTTACCTTCAGCTTTCTAAGGAAATGCAGGAGCAGGGTATTGTTTTCACTGATATCTTTACAGCTGCTCGCGAATACAGCGACCTGTTGAAGAAATATTTCATGACGGCTGTTAAAACTGATGAGCACCGTTTGACTGCGCTTCATGCTGCATTCATGAACGGCGGAGCATTCCTTTATGTTCCGAAAAATGTTCAAATCGAAAATCCAATCCAGGCAATCTTCCTGCATGATGATGCAGAAGCAAGCCTATTCAACCACGTGCTTGTCGTTGCAGAAGACAATAGCTCTGTAACATACGTTGAGAACTACATCTCAACAACTGGTAAAGTGAACGGATTGGTAAACATCGTTACTGAAGCAATTGCTGGCCAAAATGCGAAAATCCAGTATGGCGCTGTTGATACACTTGCTGAAGGTCTGACTACGTATGTAAACCGTCGCGGCCATGCAGGCAGAGATGCTCGAATTGAGTGGGCTCTAGGCATGATGAACGATGGCAACACTATTTCTGAGAACACAACAAATCTTGTTGGTGACGGTTCTTACGGTGACACTAAGACAGTTGTTGTCGGACGCGGAGAACAGACTCAGAATTTCACAACCAGCATCATCCACTTCGGCAAAAATTCAGAAGGCTATATCCTGAAGCACGGTGTTGTCAAGGATAGCGCGACTTCTATTTTTAACGGTATTGGCAAAATCGAGCACGGTGCATCCAAGTCGAATGCAGAACAGGAATCACGCGTTCTTATGCTAAGCGAAAAAGCACGTGGAGACGCTAACCCAATTCTTCTGATTGATGAAGATGATGTAACAGCTGGCCACGCTGCTTCTGTTGGACGCGTTGATCCATTGCAGCTTTACTACTTGATGAGCCGCGGTATTCCGAAGCATGAGGCAGAGCGCCTTGTCATCCACGGATTCCTTGCGCCAGTTGTAAATGAGCTACCAATCGAAGGAGTTAAAAAGCAATTGGTTGAGGTAATCGAAAGGAAAGTTAAATAA
- the sufC gene encoding Fe-S cluster assembly ATPase SufC, with product MAGSVLSIKDLQVEIEGKQILKGVNIEVKGGEIHAIMGPNGTGKSTLSSSIMGHPKYEVTNGTVTLDGEDVLEMEVDERARAGLFLAMQYPSEISGVTNADFLRSALNSRLGEGNEISLMKFIRKMDKQMEFLEMDLDMAQRYLNEGFSGGEKKRNEILQLMMLEPKIAILDEIDSGLDIDALKVVSKGINEMRGEDFGCLIITHYQRLLDYITPDYVHVMMQGRIVKSGGPELAQRLEAEGYDWIKKELGIEDETVGQEA from the coding sequence ATGGCAGGATCTGTATTATCAATTAAGGACCTTCAAGTTGAGATTGAAGGCAAGCAGATATTAAAAGGTGTGAACATTGAGGTTAAGGGTGGGGAAATCCATGCGATCATGGGACCGAATGGTACTGGTAAATCCACTTTGTCTTCTTCTATCATGGGACACCCTAAGTATGAAGTAACGAATGGAACAGTTACGCTTGATGGCGAAGATGTTCTTGAAATGGAAGTTGATGAAAGAGCACGCGCTGGTCTTTTCCTTGCGATGCAATATCCAAGTGAAATCAGCGGCGTAACGAATGCTGACTTCTTGCGTTCTGCTTTGAACAGCCGTCTTGGCGAAGGAAATGAAATTTCTCTTATGAAGTTCATCCGCAAGATGGATAAGCAAATGGAATTCCTTGAAATGGATCTTGATATGGCACAGCGTTATCTTAACGAAGGTTTCTCCGGCGGTGAGAAGAAGCGTAACGAGATTCTTCAATTGATGATGCTTGAACCTAAAATCGCAATCCTTGACGAAATCGACTCAGGTCTTGATATCGACGCACTGAAGGTTGTTTCTAAAGGAATCAACGAAATGCGCGGCGAAGATTTCGGCTGCTTGATCATCACTCACTACCAGCGCCTTCTTGACTACATCACTCCTGACTATGTTCACGTTATGATGCAGGGCCGCATTGTGAAGTCTGGCGGACCAGAACTTGCACAGCGCTTAGAAGCAGAAGGATACGACTGGATTAAGAAAGAACTGGGCATCGAAGACGAAACAGTTGGGCAAGAAGCTTAA
- a CDS encoding carboxymuconolactone decarboxylase family protein yields the protein MEHHYEPRNSTEAALHEYKQGLGVFTKKMPELASHYNAFTEVCFQEGTLSQKEKQLIALGISLYSQDEYCIIYHLKGCLDQGATEEQILEAVGVTAAFGGGAAMSQAVTLVQEAMVELNTLKQ from the coding sequence ATGGAGCATCATTATGAACCGCGGAATTCAACAGAAGCAGCTCTTCATGAATATAAGCAAGGATTGGGTGTTTTCACAAAAAAAATGCCGGAGCTTGCAAGCCACTATAATGCCTTTACGGAAGTATGTTTCCAGGAAGGAACTTTGTCGCAAAAGGAAAAACAATTGATTGCCCTCGGAATTTCATTGTATTCCCAGGATGAATATTGCATCATATACCATTTAAAAGGATGCCTGGATCAGGGAGCCACTGAGGAACAAATTTTAGAAGCGGTTGGGGTTACAGCTGCATTCGGCGGCGGCGCGGCAATGAGCCAGGCCGTGACACTCGTCCAGGAAGCAATGGTCGAATTGAACACATTGAAGCAGTAA
- a CDS encoding MetQ/NlpA family ABC transporter substrate-binding protein produces the protein MKKWLLALLTLILTAGLAACGTSEDNTSGEGGKEESKKIVVGASNVPHAEILEEAKALLEEKGFEMEIKTFNDYVVPNQALDSGELDANYFQHIPYLESQMAEHGYKFENAGGIHIEPIGVYSKEHTTLDDLPKGAHIIMSSSVADHGRILTMLEKEGLITLKEGVEKVKATIDDIAENPKELKFDTEYEAALLPQIFNNGEGDAVLINSNYAIDAGLNPLKDSIAIEESDSPYVNVIAVREGDADKPAIKALVEVLHSKEIQDFILEKYEGAVVPVKE, from the coding sequence TTGAAAAAATGGTTATTAGCACTTTTAACATTGATTTTAACAGCGGGGCTTGCAGCTTGCGGAACATCTGAGGATAACACATCAGGAGAAGGCGGCAAGGAAGAAAGTAAGAAAATCGTCGTGGGTGCCTCAAACGTACCTCACGCAGAAATTTTAGAAGAAGCAAAAGCATTGCTTGAAGAAAAAGGGTTTGAAATGGAAATCAAGACTTTCAATGACTATGTTGTTCCAAACCAGGCACTTGATTCTGGAGAACTAGATGCGAACTACTTCCAGCATATCCCTTACCTTGAATCACAAATGGCTGAACACGGCTATAAGTTTGAAAATGCAGGCGGCATCCACATCGAGCCAATCGGTGTGTATTCCAAGGAACATACTACACTGGACGATCTGCCAAAGGGAGCGCACATTATTATGAGCAGCTCTGTCGCAGACCATGGCCGTATTTTGACAATGCTTGAAAAAGAGGGATTGATCACGCTTAAAGAAGGCGTTGAAAAAGTAAAGGCTACAATTGATGATATTGCAGAAAATCCTAAAGAATTGAAGTTCGATACAGAATATGAAGCGGCATTGCTTCCACAGATCTTTAACAATGGCGAAGGCGACGCAGTATTGATCAACTCTAACTATGCAATTGACGCTGGACTTAACCCTCTGAAAGATTCAATCGCAATTGAGGAGAGCGATTCTCCATATGTGAACGTAATTGCGGTTCGTGAAGGAGACGCTGACAAGCCGGCAATCAAGGCGCTAGTTGAAGTGCTTCATTCAAAAGAAATCCAGGATTTCATCCTTGAAAAGTATGAAGGTGCAGTCGTACCGGTAAAAGAATAA
- a CDS encoding methionine ABC transporter permease, with amino-acid sequence MAETLFPNVNWDRMWEATLETLYMSAISVLATFILGAILGLLLFLTSKGNIWENKPVNLVLSGVVNIFRSIPFIILIVLLIPFTKFIVGSMIGENAALPALIIGSAPFYARMVEIGLREIDKGVIEAAKSMGAKTTTIIWKVLLPESMPALVSGITVTAIALVSYTAMAGVIGAGGLGNLAYMEGFQRSRNDVTLMATIIILIIVFVIQFVGDFFTRKLDKR; translated from the coding sequence ATGGCTGAAACATTGTTTCCGAATGTTAATTGGGACCGAATGTGGGAAGCGACACTTGAGACACTATATATGAGTGCCATTTCTGTTCTTGCTACTTTCATCCTTGGAGCCATCCTTGGCCTGCTGCTATTTTTGACATCGAAGGGCAATATATGGGAAAACAAACCGGTCAATTTAGTATTGAGTGGGGTTGTCAATATTTTCAGGTCTATCCCATTCATCATCTTGATCGTTCTGCTAATTCCTTTTACGAAATTCATCGTAGGTTCGATGATTGGCGAAAATGCAGCCTTGCCTGCACTGATCATTGGTTCGGCTCCATTTTACGCGAGAATGGTAGAAATCGGCTTGCGTGAGATTGATAAAGGGGTCATTGAAGCGGCAAAATCCATGGGGGCTAAGACGACGACGATTATCTGGAAGGTGCTATTGCCGGAATCGATGCCAGCCTTGGTGTCCGGTATCACGGTGACGGCAATCGCGTTAGTCAGCTACACAGCGATGGCCGGAGTCATCGGGGCTGGCGGTCTTGGGAACCTTGCCTACATGGAAGGCTTCCAAAGAAGCAGGAATGATGTCACCTTGATGGCGACCATTATTATTTTGATTATCGTGTTTGTAATTCAGTTTGTTGGTGATTTCTTCACTAGAAAATTAGATAAGAGATAA
- a CDS encoding methionine ABC transporter ATP-binding protein, with product MITIKNARKIYPSNKGEVKAVDDVNLEVKEGEIYGVIGYSGAGKSTLIRMLNGLEIPTSGSVVVAGREVSRIKGAELRKARQEISMIFQHFNLLWSRTVAENIAFPLEIAGVAKAEREKRVKELITLVGLEGRGDAYPSQLSGGQKQRVGIARALANNPKVLLGDEATSALDPQTTDQILDLLVDINKRLGLTIVLITHEMHVIRKICHRVAVMEGGKIVETGPVLEVFKNPQQPITKRFVQQVTEPEETKETVDHLLERYPHGRVVQLTFVGEGTEQPLITNLIREFPITVNIVQGKISQTQNGSYGTLFIHLDGDESEVARAIEYISQHEVGVEVISNG from the coding sequence TTGATCACGATAAAGAATGCCAGAAAAATTTACCCTTCCAATAAAGGGGAGGTTAAAGCGGTAGATGATGTCAACCTTGAAGTCAAGGAAGGCGAAATATACGGAGTCATTGGTTACAGCGGCGCCGGTAAAAGTACTTTAATTCGGATGCTGAACGGGCTGGAGATTCCAACATCTGGTTCAGTGGTAGTAGCTGGAAGGGAAGTTTCCCGGATTAAAGGAGCGGAACTTCGCAAGGCCCGTCAGGAAATCAGCATGATTTTCCAGCATTTCAATCTGCTCTGGTCGAGAACGGTAGCGGAGAATATCGCTTTTCCGCTAGAAATTGCCGGAGTGGCTAAAGCAGAAAGAGAGAAGCGGGTCAAAGAATTGATCACACTTGTGGGCCTTGAGGGCCGGGGAGATGCCTATCCTTCCCAGTTGAGCGGAGGCCAGAAGCAGAGGGTCGGAATTGCAAGGGCGCTTGCCAATAATCCAAAGGTTTTGCTTGGAGATGAGGCAACTTCAGCACTTGATCCGCAGACGACTGACCAGATTCTTGATCTCCTTGTTGATATTAATAAAAGACTGGGTCTTACAATCGTCCTGATTACTCACGAAATGCATGTGATTAGGAAAATCTGCCATCGTGTCGCTGTAATGGAAGGCGGAAAAATAGTTGAAACAGGACCGGTATTGGAAGTGTTCAAGAATCCGCAGCAGCCTATTACAAAAAGATTTGTCCAGCAGGTAACAGAACCGGAGGAAACAAAGGAAACAGTTGACCACTTATTGGAGCGTTATCCACATGGCCGCGTTGTTCAGCTGACTTTTGTAGGTGAAGGGACCGAGCAGCCGCTGATCACCAACTTGATTCGTGAGTTTCCGATAACGGTCAATATTGTCCAGGGTAAAATTTCTCAGACACAGAATGGGTCATATGGAACTTTGTTCATCCATCTAGATGGTGACGAAAGCGAAGTAGCCCGGGCAATTGAGTATATTAGCCAGCATGAAGTCGGCGTGGAGGTGATTTCCAATGGCTGA